The Chitinophaga sp. Cy-1792 genome contains the following window.
AACCAGCCAGCAGGCCGATTACCAGTAATGCCTTTTTACAATACTTCATTAATAACGCCAATTTTTATAGGTGAGCGAATAGCTACGTTATAATTGATGACTGGCGTTTAGTTATGTTTGGGAGATGTCTTGCCAAGATATAACAGCAGATGATAAATTTATAAAAAAATATTACAGATGGTAAAAGCGGGGATATTTTGTAAGATATCTTTGTTAATCAATAATACCGGAAGATCATCAAATAATCATCTACCTGAAAATATATGAAAATAATTGATAAACTCGCGTGGATAGAAATTAAGGACAAAACGATTCTCTCTACTATATCTAAAGGAAAACAGAAATACTATATTCCTGGTGGCAAAAGAGAGCAGGGCGAAACGGATGAACAGGCGTTATGCCGGGAAATCAAGGAGGAGCTGAATGTTGAACTGAGAAAGGACACCCTGCAATATCTCGGTACCTTCGAAGCACAGGCGGATAGCCATGCGGAAGGTATCATCGTAAAGATGACCTGTTATACCGCCGATTATACCGGCGCGTTAGCGGCAAGCGCTGAAATTGACCATTTCCGCTGGCTAAGCAGTGCAGATAAAGATAAAATATCTGAAGTAGATAAATTGATTTTTGATTATTTAAAAGAGCAGGATTTGCTCGCGTAATGGCTGTTTGTCGCCGGCGGTAGGAGAAGTGAAAGGAACTGCCGGCCTTTCTGTCTGTAATAATCGGCGTGTACTGCTGCGCCGGATTACCGGGAATGGCTATACGATGATTGTATACGTGGATTATTTATTTAATCTATCTACTTCATCGTTATCATTCCGCTGTACATTTTCCCTGTTAGCTTCTTTTTTGCCTTTAGACAGGTTGTACGACAATCCAATACTGAAGTAGCGGGTAGGTATCCTGTTGGTAACATTTCTGGTGAAAGCCACTTCATTTGCTTCCCAGCCTATACGTTTCAGGTTGAAGGGATCTGCGAAATTGAGTGTAGCCGTAAATTTGTCGTGGAGTAAGCTCTTCTTGAAATTCAGGTCAATACTGCCTTGTGGTTTCCAGTCGTAAATGCCCAGGAACTTGTTTCTGCCATATCTTCCTACCAGTTCTGCATAAAATCCTGCGGGTAGTTTAAAGCGGTTGCTGATCCAGCCGTCCTGGGAGAATTTATCTTTCGCAATATAGCCGCCTTCATTTATTGCCAGTTTTACATAGCGTAAAGTAGCAGAACTGCTGATATCCCACCATTTGGCTACATGTATGGGGATACTAACGCTAACGAATATATCATCTGCATTGTTTACGTTGTCGTAGGTGGAGATGATGACGGCGTCGTAGTTGTGATATACCTGGTTGATGGCTTTGCTGGTATGTTTATACCCCAGCGTGAAGTTATAGGTTGAATGCAGGAGGTAAGACAATTGCAGGGCATTGCTGTAATAGGGCAGCAGCGCCGGATTGCCTTTCTCTATGTAAAACGGATTCTGGATATCTTCAAATGGGTTCAGTAACTGATAGGAGGGGCGACTGATACTCCTTGATGCTGCAAGCGTAAGGGCGTTGCCGGAAGTGAACGATCGCTGAAGAAACAATGTAGGAAAGAGGCCCCATTGATTATTCGCAATGCCGTTGCCAGGGCCGCTGGAATGCCCGTTGTATTGGGTGTTTTCGGTACGCAGTCCCAGCTTGAAACTCCAGGTAGTCCATTTTTTAGCGATGCTTCCGTAGAATGCAAAGATTTTTTCATCATACAGGAAATGATTGGAGCGTAGCGAGTCAAAACGGCTACCGGCTGAGAGTTCGTTGAAGTAACTGATATTATTGTCGGTAGATGATGCGTTATATTTTCCGCCGATATTCAGTGTCCAGCTGTTGTTCAGTATTTGCTCCAGGTCGATGTTGGCCGTATGAATGTGAATGGTAAGCGGATTGTCGATGTACAGGCTGTCCGCGAATTTTTTATCTTGTAGGGTAGGGTATGTATACTTTGTTTCTATGGCAGAATTATAGTTGTTGTCGTAGGATACATAGCTGTAGCCGATATCCAGGGTGCTACCTTTTTTATCCAGGCGGTTGCGGTAGAAGATATTGGCCTGTTGTATGCTTTGCCGGATATGCTTCTGATTGCCGGTATGTACGGTAGAATCGATGCTGGTTTTGGCGCCGGTGCTGAAATTATTGACAGACGTGCTGGTGGGTTCATATGGAAAGTGGGTACCTTCATAATTCACACCTATTACCTGCCGGTCATTTATTTTGTAATCGAGCCCGATTTTGAAATTTCCGTAGCTGATATTTTTGTTAACAGTATGGTTGTTCTGGGCAGTATATACCTGTGTGTTTTTGTAGTACTGTATTTCCGTTTGCTCGTCGAACTGTGTTCCCATATAGCCGCTGGCGCTGGTTTGGAAGGTAAATCTTCCTATTCTGTAGTTGAGTGCCAGCCATGCAGAATAATTACTGTACCTGGTATATTGGTATTCCGCGCCTGCGGAACCTGAAAGACCGTATTTATAATCGTTTTTCAGTAATATATTGATTACTGCCCCGCTGTTGTCTGCATCATACTGTGCGCCTGCAACGGCGCGTACTTCGTAGCTTTTAATGGATTCGGAGGGGATGCTTTTCAGGTAGTTCAGCAGCTGTTGTCCGGTGAGCTGAATTTTTCTGTTGTCGACATATACTGTTACTTTTTCACTGCCTCTGAATAGGATGCTGCCCATGGCGTCTATCTGTACCTCCGGGATGACGTTAAAGAGTCGCATGGCATTTTCGCCGTTGGCGTATATACTATGTTCTATGTCTACCGTAAGCCGGTCTAAATCCCTTTTAAGGAAAGGGCTGTGGGCATCCACTACTACCTCCTTCAGGTTGACGGATTGATCGGAATGGATGGTGATGGCAGATAAGTGTAAGTCTTTGCCGGTAAGTTGCAGGAGCTGGGAATGGCGTGTATTCATTGGTCCGTATGCCTGGAGCAGATAGTTCCCCGATGAAATACCGGTGAGCAGGAAGTTACCGGTGGAGTCGGATACTGTTCCTTTGACCAGTTGAGAATCTATGGCTGTCCGGAGTGTTACTGCGGCGCCTGGGATGGGGGTGCCATCTGTGGTTTTAAGCTGCCCGCTTATTTTAAGTGACTGTCCGGTGGTTTGCAGACTGGTACTTAGCAGGATAGCAATTATTATGGTTGTTAGCAGTACGGCATTTCGTTTCATTTATCACCGGTTGTTTGCATGATAACAGAAATGGGAACGGGTTATTTTAAAATAAGTTGGTGGCTGTCTTCGTATCCGTGGATGATTATAAAGATATTATTTCTGCTCATATTTTATAGCGGTATTTTCTGTTGGAGGGGTGAGGGGGCCTATGTCTGTGGTTTTGATCGATTTAGATAGTACTGGAGAAGATTATCGCGGAATATCAGTAATGGATATACGAAATATATATGGGCGTGCCTGGTTGTTGTTTTTTGTGGCAACTAATCATGTGGAGAGGAACAGAGAGGATGGGCCATTTGTCGTGTCTGAATGATTGGTTAATTTTATGGCATAAGTTAATCATCTGCCTATGTTAGTTGTGGCTAAATACCCTATATTTTTTTTCCTGCTTTTCACAATTCCGCTAGTAGGATGGTGGGCCTACAAGCGGCTGTCGCGAAAGATTATTACTATTGTATGCTTAATTTCATTGGCACTATTATCACCGGTTATTGCGGGGTACTATTATGTATGGAATAGCGCTTATGTCTGGATTACTTATGTGGGTGCGGCTTTCGGGTGGGCATTCCTTAATTTTGTTGTAAAAGATAAGGAAGATGATCGGAATATGGCTGCGTCTACATTAATTTCGGTTATCCTATTTTTCCTGGGTGTGCCGGTGGCAATATTTGGTGGAATGTTGGCGCATGTGGAGCAACATGTTGTGTGGAAAGGAAAGGGCTACCGTGTTACACATATTGTTGAGCAGGGTTTCGCAGGAGGGCCTAAAAATACCTTTGAGCTTAACAGATATGCAATGATACCGATTTTCCTGAAAAGGGTGGAAGATGAGGGAGAGAGAGACAGTGCAAACAAATGCTGGATCAGATTCGGAAGCGTTGGGCTTACTTATAATAGCTGCGAGCCTGACGCTACATTTTAAATTTCAGATAAATAAATACAGTGGAACTAATACGAATAGAAGGTGCGTTTACCATGGATTGTGGAGCGCCAATGCCCATTATACTTTCGGGGGATAATGAATTGATAGTAGCTTTTTTTTCGCTTAATGAGGACCTGGCTGCGCCAGATGAACATGTAGTTATTAAATTTAAGCGGTGCATAAAATATATCTTTGGTACACCAGGTAATGAGACTTTGCATGGTCACCCATATTATAAACTGGGCTTGCGTTCCTGTTCATTTTATCAGTTAAAGGGTTCGGACCTGATTCAGGAGACGGATAGGATTGAGTCTGTACATCCGGCATATAAACCGGGTGTTCCCGGTAATCAAAAGCATTACATTCTAACTTTTCATGACAACATGTTTGAGTGTATAGCCGCAGGTTATGAGGTACTAACGAAAAATGAGGATTATTATAATCAGGCACTCACATTGCTGGAAATGACGGCCAATAGCCGTCAAAAATAACCGTTATGCGCCTTGATATTCAAACAGACAGATTAGTCATACGCGATTTTTTAAAAGACGACTGGCCGTCGTTGCATGGGTTGTATATGTTGCCGGAAACCGTTCGATATAACCCCAGCGGCTATCCGGAGAGCGAACTATTTACTAAGCACCTCGTGGATACCTGGCTGCATCAGCCTTTTGATACTAACAGGACTGCCTATACGGCGGCGATAATTAATAAATATGATCAGCATTTTGTTGGCATTATTTCGCTTGACCTGGCAGATGCAAAATACGCCAGAGCGGAAATCTGGTATAAGCTGCTTCCTGCTGATTGGGGAAAAGGTTATGCGACAGAAGCCATGCGTGCGATGTTAGCCTTTGGTTTCCGGGAGCTGAAGCTGCATAGGATTGAATGTGGTTGCAGTATTCATAATATTGCTTCTTACAAAGTAATGGAAAAGGTAGGCATGCAACGGGAAGGCGTAAAACGCAGTGTACTGCCACTGGCCGATGGCTGGCATGATGCGTATATGTATGGGATATTGGCGGAGGAGTTTTTTAACAGGACAATTATCTGAAGCATGATAGCAGATATTAGAAAGACTGTAAATGAGATCGATCATATTATCCGTAAGGGGTTATGGTTAGATTTTACGGTATTCAAATATGAGGGGCGCACGTTAACCATAGCTGGTAGCGAGGATTTAATCTATTATCATCAATTGGAAATCATCTTCGAAAATGTATTCTTTTTCCGGGGATATATGGATGAATGGCATTCTGATACCAGCGCGCCGGTGTTTGTTTTGCCGGATGATACAACAGAGTTGAATTATCAGTTTGAAATAGAATATGGATATACGCTTTTTATATTTAAAGCGGAAGATCATAAAAATGATATTATTATTGCAGCGGAAAGTGTTTCGTATAATACAGATACGGTAAGGTATTCGTGGCACGAGAATAAAAAGGTAATAGAAAGAATTCCTGCTCCGAAAAAATAATATGGCCCCAACTACTCACTCAGCATAAACCCTAGTATCGGTTCACATTTTTCTTTACATGGCTTATAGTAGGCGCCATGTACCCATGTAGCAGATTTGGGTGATTGTCCCCACCAGAATTCGGCCAGCGCTAGTGCTTCCATCTTGTGTTCCCAGGCATATTGCAGCAATTTTGGGCCGGCACATTCACCTGCACCTGCGGGCGGTTGTTTGTAACCGTTATTTATGAAGATGTCTATCAAGTTTTTATACTGGCCAGCTTTATTCCTGAAGTTATATTGTTCGTGGATTTTACGTTGCAACGCATTGGAATGGGCTTTGCGCGTTTCTTTTAGCGCTGCGGCAGCAGCCAGGCTGTCAGTGGTGTTTTCCTGTTGCAATGCAGCGATTTCCCTGTTGATTTCAGTCAGGTGGGTCATGCCGGCGTTGAGGAATCCGCCGTCTTTGAGGCCGTCGAATATGGGTGCTACAAATTTGTTGTGATGGTTGCCATTGGCCAGTTTGCCTGAAAATGCAGCAAGGTAGCCTAGTTCGTTATTTTGGTTTCGTACTACCAGTACGCCGAACATCTTGCCTATGATGGCGCCGGCGCCATTGTTGCCCAGCCCGAAATTATGGTTCCATTCGGTTTGTTGCAGGAGGTGCTGCTGTAGCTCAGCCGCTGCGATTTTGCAGAGGGGATGGATGTCGGCGTCCGGGCTAAAAGAGAGCCCGTCAGCCATGATATTGGCTGTAGTCTGGTCTTTAAAGAGGCAGAATGCCTCGCCAGTGGCTTGTTTTAGTTCCGATGCAGATGGATGCCCATCTTCCGCTACATTAATCATATACACTTAAAGAATAATAACATCCGGGGATGTATTGCGCCGCAAAGTTAGGTAGAAATTAGCAGGTATCGTAAAGGTTTTTATCTTTTCTGCTGTGGAAATCAGATGCAGATTTTTTATCAAACTATGGAAGAAGAAAAATACAATTTTTAGTTATCTTTTACTAAAAAATACAAGGATAAATGTCTTAAAAAATATACGAAAATGATACTGTGGTTATCATATTGAAATGCCTGATTTTACTGGTGTTTTAGGTGAAAGAAAATAATTAATTATTTACTTTTTTTCCGAATGAAAAATTCTACATTCGCTTTGAATTAACCATATTTAAATTTCATGTTTTCCTGAATGCATTTTTGAATTGTTTGAAATTAACCTCCATTAAATTGTTGCTTAAATTTTATGCGTAGCAAATGTAATTATGATGAAAAATCAAAGCAAAGCCTGCATGCCGCAGAGCTGCTGATTCACTCCCAACGTTATAATAGCAGTGTGCATTGTTCGTATTACTCCTGTATGCAGAAAATATTTCAAATACTGTTTGTTGATAAAAAAAATGACAAAGGAAAAATGTTGTCGAATGGGAGATTTGACCGGAAAGGCAGCCATCAGCAAATATTTGATATGATAAGTACCGAGTTTTCAAAATCATATCCAGCAGACTATAAATGGCTAAAAAGACAATTTATAAAATTAAAAGAATTGCGGGAAAAAGCAGACTATTCTGATGAACCAATTGATCAGGAAGAAGTGTACAGAGCTTTACGTATTGCAGAATCTATTATCACACTTATTCGTAAAATATAATGTCATGGAAAAGAAGATTATGCCCGGAATGACTATAAAAAATTATTTAGATACCCTTGCTTTGAAATTTAAAGATATCAATATTAGATATGGATTTGATGATATGTCAGAATTGCATCTTGTAGAATTGATGCCGGAAGAAATATACGATAATAATAAGGAGCTGTTGCGTGACTATATTGATTTTTCAGTGGAGTTTGACAGACAGAATCAATATCCAATCCTCTTTTTCTCTACAGACCCTTATTTTAAAATCAAAAAAGCTGAAATGGAGTGGAGTCAAGGAAAATACAAGGATCCTGTCCCTCAGATTAAGTCAGCTTATAGTGTTGCTGAAAATGTTACGCCAGAAATATTTATTAAACAGCAGTTAAATAAGCTTGCCATGAAATTTAAAAAAGTAGAAATGAAATATGCATTTATTGAGAAAATGGATATTCATGTCATTGAGGTGATGCCGCCATTTGAATATTTTATGAATGTTGAATTGAGAAAATACTGGACTGCGATCTCCATCGCATTTGATAAGCTGTTTAATGAAAATATTTCATTCATCTGCCCCAATGGAACAGATAAAACCTTCTGGATAACCAAACCTGATATGGAATGGAAGGCCGGCAAGTGTCTCTCTGATAAACCTTCCCTGCTCCTTACCAGGGAACAGGTTATACCGCAGCAAAGTTTCGCCCTGACCACTGTAAATAGCCACTTTGTTGGCGGTAATGGCCAGGCTTTGCTGTGAGACAAAAAAGATTCATAAAATTTAGTATCATGAAAAAGAAAATCAAGGTAGCTCCGGTTGTAGCTATAAAAAAACATTTAGATGCTTTGGCACTGAATTTTAAGAATGTCACCATCAGATATAAAGTGAATGAAAGGACAGGAACGCATATTGTAGAACTGACTCCGGAAGAGGTGTTTTATAATAACGAGGCATTGGATGCCTTTTGGATTCCTTTTTGCGTGGAATTTAATTTGCAATATGAAGATGCAATCGTCTTTATTTCGGCTGATTCTACATTGAGGATAACCAAACCTGATATGGAATGGAAGGCCGGAAAATGTCTCTCTGATAAACCTTCCCTGCTCCTTACCAGGGAACAGGTTATACCGCAGCAAAGTTTCGCTTTGACCGCCATTAATCCAGCATTATATCGGCCGTAACGGCCAGGCTTCACATTTCAGTAATTTTTGTTTGCAGCATGCGTTGTATCGCAAACAAATCCTTTCCCGGAACTGTTTCATTTTAGTCGTCATCAACCATCTTTCCGACGGCAGAAGACGTCTAAAATTTTACACTATGGCAGAGAAAATTAATCCCGGTTTCAGCAGGGCAAATCATGTTGGCATCACTGTCCGCAACCTGGAAAAATCCATCGCTTTTTATGAAGCACTTACCGGACTCAAGGTTTCCAATGTCGATGAAATTGGCGGCCCCAGAATGGCCAAAACCCAAGGTCTGGAAGATACCCGCATTAAATTTGCCAATCTCCACCTGGATAATCTGAATATAGATATTTTAGAATATGTGCTGCCGGCACCGGAAAAAGCAGCTTACCATAATAATCAGATCAGCGCCATGCACCTCTGTTTTGAAGTAGACGACATAGATGCTGCCATGGAACGCCTGAAACAGATCGGCGTAGTACCGGAAGGAGCACCCATTGTTTTCGAAGAGGCAGACGGCCTACGCGCCGGCTTCGGGACTGCAGTAGCCTATTTCACCGATCCTGACGGTACCAACCTGGAAATTATCGCGCCTAAAGGCCCTTTCAAAAGAAAAAATCCATAAAATACTATTTATCCCTGCCTCCCCATTCACCCCTTTTGCCAGTTAAGTTGCCTTATATCCGGATTACCCATATAAAACTGTAATCATTGATATAAAGATGGCTAAATACTGGCATTTTTTACCATTACTGGCAATAGGATACACCGCCCATGCCAGCAATCCGGAAACTGATAAAGAACTGAACAGGAAGAACACAATCCGTCTCGTCATGAACCATATCATGACCCAACACTACGCCCCTAAAGCTATAGATGATGATTTCTCAAAAGCCATCTGGAAGAAATACCTGAACGTACTCGATGGTAATAAAAATACCTTTCTCCAGGTGGATATCGCCGCCCTCCGGCAATATGAAACTAAAATAGATGATGAGCTGACAACACCTTCCCTTGAATATTTCAACGCTATTTTTCAGCTCTCCAATAAACGCCTCCTGGAAGTACAGCAGGTGTACCGCACCTTGCTGGCGCAGCCAATGACCTTCAACACTAAAGAAACTTTTGAAACAGACCGACTCCACGCTGATTACCCAGCTAATGAAGCCGCCAGAAAAGAAGTCTGGCGCAAATACCTGAAATACCAGGTGCTTCGTAAAATGGTGGAAATGCAGCAGCAAGACAAAAAACTCAGCGATGCCGCCGCCGAAAAGGCTGCCAGGAAAGCAGTGCTCACCGCCACTGACGGCATGTTTAAAAACCTGCTGGGAAATACCGCCGCCGACGACCGTTTCAGCGCCTATATGAATACGATCACAATGGAAATGGACCCGCATACCTCCTTCATGGCGCCCGCCGATGCAGGCATCCGGGAAGCTATGATGAGTCACCGCTATTTCGGGCTGGGACTGGAGCTCACCGTAAAAGACGGCACCGTATATATTAAAAGGGTACTCCCCGGCGGAACCGCCGACCAGAGCGGATTACTCCAGGCAGATGACCTGATCCTGCAACTCAGCGACGACGATGGTAAAATGGTAGATGTAGCAGGGATGGGCATTGTGGAGGTCTCCAAAATGATCCGCGGCGAAAACAACACTACCCTGAAGCTGCTGGTGCGCAAAGCTGCTGGCACTGAAAAGCAGGTGACAGTAAAACGTGGAGAGATTAAGGAAGATGCCAATGCGGCCAGAAGCGCCGTTATCACTCAAGGTACTAAAAGACTTGGATTGGTCCAGCTATCAGAGTTTTACCTGGACGCTAAAAGGCCGGATGGCGCCCGTAGTGCCATAGACGTTGCGAGAGAAGTACAGCAATTAAAAGAACAACAGGTTGATGGTATCATCATAGATCTAAGGAATAACCCCGGTGGCTCACTGGACCAGGTAGTAGCCATGACAGGTCTCTTTGTGAAAACAGGTCCGGTAGTACTGGGGAGAGATAAAGAAGGCGTACAACCCTATCCGATAGCCAATGGAGATAAGCCCCTGTACGAAGGGCCGCTGGCAGTAATGATCAATGAAAGCAGCGCCTCCGCCGCTGAGATTTTCTCCGCAGCCATACAGGATTATCACCGCGGAATTATAATTGGGAGTCCTTCTTCCTATGGAAAAGGAACCATGCAGCATACTTTGCCGATGGGCAAATTAGGTGATGCCGACAAAGGAATTCCTGATGTTAATTACGGCTCCCTGGCGCTTACCATTAAAAAGTTCTATCGTATTAATGGCGGTACCACGCAGCTGAATGGCGTTGTTCCTGATATCATCGTTCCTGGTAAAAGAGAATATGCCGGATTACGGGAACGCGACAACGAAACAGCCCTCGCTGCCGACTCCGTTCAACAGGCCTTTTACATGCCTTCTTCAGCAGGCGGAACACTGAAAGCCATTGCACATAACGCACAGCAAAGAATTGATAAGGATAGTTCCTTCACATTGGTGAAACAGGACGTAGAATGGCTACGGATGCATTCAGCAGCTGCTTTTAGTCTTGATAGAAATGCTTTCATAAAACAACTTACCAACATTCAATCCTATAACAATGCCATCGATCAGGCATTAAAACTGCCGGCTGACCAGCAGCTGGTTATTAAAGGTACCTCTATACAACAGCCATCATCCGACAAATTAGCTAAATACGAGGAATGGATGAACAACTGCCGAACAGACATATATCTTGCAGCAACAGTAGTTGTCCTGACAGATATGACAGACAAACAGGCGAGAGATAAATAAATCCGGATTTTAGTCTATTTTGTGTTGATAATGTTTATGGGAGGGGACAATGGAATATGTATCAACCAAATTCGATGGAACCGGCTTCATTTGAGGAGCTTTTCCGAACAAACTATTCTTTTTTATGCGCTACCGCTTATGCTGTTGTTGAAGATGAAGCTACTGCCAAGGATATCGTACAGGACTTCTTCCTATACTGCTGGGATAAGCGGTCAATGATCCAGATCACAAAAAATTTTAAAAGCTATGCCACCAGAGCCGTACGCAATGCCTGTATCAATTACCTGAAAAAAAGAGGTAAGGTCGTATTCAATGATCCATCCAGTTTTATGGAAGAGGAATTGCCAGCTCCTGTAGATGACAAAGAGCTGCAAGAAACGCGTGACGCCGCCCTGTGGGCGGCTATCGGCCGTTTACCCCTCCAGCGTCAGCGCATATTTCTACTGAGTAACCGCGATGATCTCAAATACCGGGACATCGCTGATCAGCTGAATATTTCTGTTAATACAGTTAAAACACAAATTAAACTAGCCTACCAGTTTCTACGGAAGGAGTGCGATTGGATGATCGTCTTTATAATACTGCTGTTATTATTTTCTGAAAAAAAATAATTTCTCTTCACCCCTTTTATAAAGACGATTGCCTTTAATATATATCGTTATGGAGACATCAGGAAACGACATTGATTGGGAAAAAATACAGGAAGCATTGAAAAATGCGGATACTTCCGGCCTTACAGCAGCAGAACTCGACCTGCTGCAAACTGCCAGGGAAATGAAACAACGGGTGCAATCCCCGGAGAAGTTCCCTACAGAAGAAGGCTGGCAGCGTTTTGTGGCAGCACGGGCTAAAAAACAACTCAGGGTAACCTGGGGGAAAAGACTGGCAGTAGCCGCCGGAATAGCTGTGCTGCTGGGTGTTGCCGGTAGCTGGTGGACACAGCGCCAACACGCGCAGCCACCTGTGATGGCCAAAGCCGACTTAAAACCACAGCAGCATATCCAGATAAAATTAGCGAATGGTAAAGTGCTGACACTGGACAGTACCGCTATCACACAAAATATAAACGGGTCTACGATAAAGGCAGACAGTACAGGTATTGTATATAATGCAGGCGGACAGAAAAGCACGGCCATCACCTATGATACACTGGTGGTTCCCAAAGGGCGGAAGATCACCATTGCCCTGGCAGATGGCACACGGGCATGGGTAAACGCTGCTTCTATATTGATTTTTCCCGCTGCTTTTACAGGCGCCTCCAGGGAGGTACAGGTACAGGGAGAGGCTTATTTTGAGGTGGCCGCCAACGCACATCAGCCATTTGTGGTGCACTCCGGCAACCAAACCGTAACGGTATTAGGTACTGCATTTAACGTCAATGCATACACTGCAACGATGAAGACAACACTCACCAACGGAAAGGTAAGTGTGACCGCAGGCACTCAGCAAATACTACTATCTCCCGGCCAGCAGGCGGTATATCAGTCGCAGACAGGGGAGCTGACACAACATACGGTAGACACAAGGATATTCACCGCCTGGAAAGATGGCGACATATATTTTGAAGAAGCTGATTTATCAACCATAGTAAATAGTCTGGGACGCAGCTTTGATTATGAATTTAAGTTTGAGGATGCATCATTGGAAAAATTAACTTTTACACTGGACCTGGCTCAGCCTGAGAATTTGCAACAGGTGCTGGACCAGATCAGGATTACCAA
Protein-coding sequences here:
- a CDS encoding NUDIX domain-containing protein, whose amino-acid sequence is MKIIDKLAWIEIKDKTILSTISKGKQKYYIPGGKREQGETDEQALCREIKEELNVELRKDTLQYLGTFEAQADSHAEGIIVKMTCYTADYTGALAASAEIDHFRWLSSADKDKISEVDKLIFDYLKEQDLLA
- a CDS encoding outer membrane beta-barrel family protein, whose product is MKRNAVLLTTIIIAILLSTSLQTTGQSLKISGQLKTTDGTPIPGAAVTLRTAIDSQLVKGTVSDSTGNFLLTGISSGNYLLQAYGPMNTRHSQLLQLTGKDLHLSAITIHSDQSVNLKEVVVDAHSPFLKRDLDRLTVDIEHSIYANGENAMRLFNVIPEVQIDAMGSILFRGSEKVTVYVDNRKIQLTGQQLLNYLKSIPSESIKSYEVRAVAGAQYDADNSGAVINILLKNDYKYGLSGSAGAEYQYTRYSNYSAWLALNYRIGRFTFQTSASGYMGTQFDEQTEIQYYKNTQVYTAQNNHTVNKNISYGNFKIGLDYKINDRQVIGVNYEGTHFPYEPTSTSVNNFSTGAKTSIDSTVHTGNQKHIRQSIQQANIFYRNRLDKKGSTLDIGYSYVSYDNNYNSAIETKYTYPTLQDKKFADSLYIDNPLTIHIHTANIDLEQILNNSWTLNIGGKYNASSTDNNISYFNELSAGSRFDSLRSNHFLYDEKIFAFYGSIAKKWTTWSFKLGLRTENTQYNGHSSGPGNGIANNQWGLFPTLFLQRSFTSGNALTLAASRSISRPSYQLLNPFEDIQNPFYIEKGNPALLPYYSNALQLSYLLHSTYNFTLGYKHTSKAINQVYHNYDAVIISTYDNVNNADDIFVSVSIPIHVAKWWDISSSATLRYVKLAINEGGYIAKDKFSQDGWISNRFKLPAGFYAELVGRYGRNKFLGIYDWKPQGSIDLNFKKSLLHDKFTATLNFADPFNLKRIGWEANEVAFTRNVTNRIPTRYFSIGLSYNLSKGKKEANRENVQRNDNDEVDRLNK
- a CDS encoding GNAT family N-acetyltransferase, whose translation is MRLDIQTDRLVIRDFLKDDWPSLHGLYMLPETVRYNPSGYPESELFTKHLVDTWLHQPFDTNRTAYTAAIINKYDQHFVGIISLDLADAKYARAEIWYKLLPADWGKGYATEAMRAMLAFGFRELKLHRIECGCSIHNIASYKVMEKVGMQREGVKRSVLPLADGWHDAYMYGILAEEFFNRTII
- a CDS encoding pseudouridylate synthase; amino-acid sequence: MINVAEDGHPSASELKQATGEAFCLFKDQTTANIMADGLSFSPDADIHPLCKIAAAELQQHLLQQTEWNHNFGLGNNGAGAIIGKMFGVLVVRNQNNELGYLAAFSGKLANGNHHNKFVAPIFDGLKDGGFLNAGMTHLTEINREIAALQQENTTDSLAAAAALKETRKAHSNALQRKIHEQYNFRNKAGQYKNLIDIFINNGYKQPPAGAGECAGPKLLQYAWEHKMEALALAEFWWGQSPKSATWVHGAYYKPCKEKCEPILGFMLSE
- a CDS encoding HEPN domain-containing protein, which produces MRSKCNYDEKSKQSLHAAELLIHSQRYNSSVHCSYYSCMQKIFQILFVDKKNDKGKMLSNGRFDRKGSHQQIFDMISTEFSKSYPADYKWLKRQFIKLKELREKADYSDEPIDQEEVYRALRIAESIITLIRKI
- a CDS encoding VOC family protein, whose amino-acid sequence is MAEKINPGFSRANHVGITVRNLEKSIAFYEALTGLKVSNVDEIGGPRMAKTQGLEDTRIKFANLHLDNLNIDILEYVLPAPEKAAYHNNQISAMHLCFEVDDIDAAMERLKQIGVVPEGAPIVFEEADGLRAGFGTAVAYFTDPDGTNLEIIAPKGPFKRKNP
- a CDS encoding carboxy terminal-processing peptidase, with translation MAKYWHFLPLLAIGYTAHASNPETDKELNRKNTIRLVMNHIMTQHYAPKAIDDDFSKAIWKKYLNVLDGNKNTFLQVDIAALRQYETKIDDELTTPSLEYFNAIFQLSNKRLLEVQQVYRTLLAQPMTFNTKETFETDRLHADYPANEAARKEVWRKYLKYQVLRKMVEMQQQDKKLSDAAAEKAARKAVLTATDGMFKNLLGNTAADDRFSAYMNTITMEMDPHTSFMAPADAGIREAMMSHRYFGLGLELTVKDGTVYIKRVLPGGTADQSGLLQADDLILQLSDDDGKMVDVAGMGIVEVSKMIRGENNTTLKLLVRKAAGTEKQVTVKRGEIKEDANAARSAVITQGTKRLGLVQLSEFYLDAKRPDGARSAIDVAREVQQLKEQQVDGIIIDLRNNPGGSLDQVVAMTGLFVKTGPVVLGRDKEGVQPYPIANGDKPLYEGPLAVMINESSASAAEIFSAAIQDYHRGIIIGSPSSYGKGTMQHTLPMGKLGDADKGIPDVNYGSLALTIKKFYRINGGTTQLNGVVPDIIVPGKREYAGLRERDNETALAADSVQQAFYMPSSAGGTLKAIAHNAQQRIDKDSSFTLVKQDVEWLRMHSAAAFSLDRNAFIKQLTNIQSYNNAIDQALKLPADQQLVIKGTSIQQPSSDKLAKYEEWMNNCRTDIYLAATVVVLTDMTDKQARDK
- a CDS encoding RNA polymerase sigma-70 factor, whose translation is MEPASFEELFRTNYSFLCATAYAVVEDEATAKDIVQDFFLYCWDKRSMIQITKNFKSYATRAVRNACINYLKKRGKVVFNDPSSFMEEELPAPVDDKELQETRDAALWAAIGRLPLQRQRIFLLSNRDDLKYRDIADQLNISVNTVKTQIKLAYQFLRKECDWMIVFIILLLLFSEKK